Proteins encoded in a region of the Stieleria neptunia genome:
- a CDS encoding glycosyltransferase yields the protein MHVLFVHQNFPAQFGQIANHLVRKHGWQCTFASQHGGEIEGIGRVLYEPRSGARAETNFCSRTFENQIWNSTALFDALRSRPDVQPDLIVGHSGMVSTLYLRELYDAPIINYFEFFYRTHDSDIDFRVDLPPCDTATLLRARTRNAMLLLDLENCDAGYAPTVFQQSQLPAEFQPKIRTIFDGIDTEFWKPVERPSRRVAAIDIPSDHRVLTYVSRGMESMRGFDIFMQIADRVCRERQDVTVLVIGEDRIAYGGDARFTEGKTFKEWFLSKHPIDLSRIHFVGRVRPSELVQVFSLSDVHLYLTVPFTLSWSLLNAMSCGALAIGSDTAPVRELIEDGTNGLLVDFFQIDRWVELVLQVLDDPAAFDPLRKAARQTVLDSYTLPKCLDKMLALYRELGVGVDAHSSTDP from the coding sequence ATGCATGTTTTATTTGTCCACCAGAACTTCCCCGCCCAGTTCGGGCAAATCGCCAACCACTTGGTGCGCAAACACGGTTGGCAATGCACGTTTGCATCACAGCACGGCGGTGAAATCGAGGGCATCGGACGTGTACTGTACGAACCGCGGAGTGGCGCCCGTGCGGAGACAAATTTCTGCAGCCGAACCTTCGAAAACCAAATCTGGAATTCGACCGCACTGTTCGACGCCCTCAGATCACGTCCCGACGTCCAGCCCGATTTGATCGTCGGACACAGCGGAATGGTTTCAACGCTGTACTTGCGCGAATTGTACGATGCGCCGATCATCAACTATTTTGAGTTTTTTTATCGGACCCACGACAGCGACATCGATTTCCGCGTCGACCTTCCCCCCTGCGACACCGCCACGCTGCTGCGAGCCCGAACCCGCAATGCGATGCTGTTGCTGGATTTGGAAAACTGTGATGCCGGTTACGCCCCCACCGTATTTCAACAGTCTCAATTGCCGGCGGAGTTCCAGCCCAAGATCCGCACGATCTTTGACGGGATCGATACGGAATTCTGGAAGCCGGTTGAACGTCCCAGCCGTCGGGTCGCTGCGATCGACATCCCGTCGGACCATCGGGTGTTGACCTACGTCAGCCGGGGCATGGAATCGATGCGTGGATTCGACATCTTCATGCAAATCGCCGATCGAGTCTGCCGGGAACGCCAGGACGTGACCGTGCTGGTGATCGGTGAAGACCGGATCGCCTACGGTGGGGACGCCCGATTCACCGAAGGGAAGACGTTCAAAGAGTGGTTCCTCAGCAAACATCCAATCGACCTCTCACGCATTCACTTCGTCGGACGTGTCCGCCCCTCCGAGCTTGTCCAAGTGTTTTCCCTGTCGGATGTTCATCTCTACCTGACCGTCCCGTTCACATTGAGCTGGTCGTTGCTCAACGCGATGAGTTGCGGCGCGCTGGCGATCGGCAGCGATACCGCTCCGGTCAGAGAATTGATCGAAGATGGAACGAACGGATTGCTGGTGGATTTTTTCCAGATCGACCGTTGGGTGGAGCTTGTCTTGCAGGTGCTCGATGATCCGGCCGCGTTTGATCCCCTGCGAAAGGCGGCACGGCAGACCGTTTTGGATTCGTACACGCTGCCAAAGTGTCTGGACAAGATGCTGGCACTCTATCGTGAATTGGGAGTGGGCGTCGACGCACATTCGAGTACCGATCCATGA
- a CDS encoding RNase H family protein, which translates to MLRFSSTALTQLPTDALIVDVDCVGGEPTAALRRCSAAFSDVADAYERHFNAGDLRPGELLVLPPTPDRSATVFLAPSRVHPQGELRAEDFKRLAKTILEETLRRGFHSLAWLPFHVGRGLDETEIRRQLLYSFARSPELELIYLSENCDSDPVGRVSIFTDGGAEKEGGKGGYGVVLRFGDHHKEISCGFQQTTVERMELMAAVVGLEALKRPCRVRLHSDSRYVVDTVNTGLLFRHASRQWKGKKSRSMDLWERFLDQYLKHDVEVIWIKGHSGIEDNDRCDQLAGEARQAISLAIDEGFRSKQAKRKSKPASQAAPATPVNSSPPNPTTPGPATTNVTAPANVMSGGKPKKAGDPCRACGHALEKRIPKKHKANAAYHFAWYLYCTHCKRFYHVEEAKVDVAESYKTR; encoded by the coding sequence ATGCTTCGATTTTCCAGCACTGCATTGACGCAATTGCCGACGGACGCATTGATCGTCGACGTGGACTGCGTCGGCGGTGAGCCGACCGCTGCGCTGCGTCGATGTTCGGCGGCATTCAGCGACGTGGCGGATGCGTACGAGCGGCATTTTAATGCCGGCGACCTGCGACCGGGCGAACTGCTTGTTTTGCCCCCCACGCCCGATCGGTCTGCGACTGTTTTCTTGGCCCCGTCGCGTGTTCATCCCCAAGGCGAACTCCGTGCCGAGGACTTCAAGCGGCTGGCAAAGACGATCTTGGAGGAGACGTTGCGGCGTGGGTTTCACTCGTTGGCTTGGTTGCCCTTTCACGTCGGACGCGGCTTGGACGAGACCGAGATTCGTCGCCAACTGCTGTACTCCTTTGCGCGGTCACCGGAGTTAGAATTGATTTATCTGTCGGAAAACTGCGACAGCGACCCGGTGGGGCGTGTGTCGATCTTCACCGACGGCGGCGCGGAAAAAGAAGGCGGCAAGGGCGGGTATGGCGTCGTCTTGCGATTCGGCGACCACCACAAAGAGATCAGTTGCGGGTTCCAGCAAACGACGGTGGAACGGATGGAATTGATGGCGGCGGTGGTCGGGCTGGAGGCGTTGAAGCGGCCGTGTCGGGTGCGGCTTCACAGCGATTCACGTTACGTCGTCGACACGGTCAACACCGGACTTCTGTTTCGCCACGCCTCCCGGCAATGGAAAGGAAAGAAATCGCGATCGATGGATCTCTGGGAACGGTTTCTCGATCAGTATCTCAAGCATGATGTCGAAGTGATTTGGATCAAGGGTCATTCGGGGATCGAAGACAACGACCGCTGCGATCAATTGGCCGGCGAAGCGAGGCAAGCGATCTCCCTGGCCATCGATGAAGGGTTTCGATCAAAACAAGCCAAACGCAAGTCCAAGCCGGCCAGCCAGGCTGCCCCGGCCACCCCCGTCAATTCATCGCCCCCCAACCCCACCACGCCCGGCCCCGCCACCACCAACGTCACCGCGCCCGCCAACGTGATGTCTGGCGGCAAGCCGAAGAAAGCGGGTGACCCCTGCCGAGCCTGCGGTCACGCGTTGGAGAAACGGATTCCCAAGAAGCACAAGGCGAACGCGGCCTATCATTTCGCCTGGTACCTGTACTGCACCCACTGCAAGCGGTTTTACCACGTCGAAGAAGCCAAGGTCGATGTGGCCGAAAGCTACAAGACGCGGTGA
- a CDS encoding Hsp70 family protein has protein sequence MTHSDPSPVIGIDLGTTNSVVAVVNAGQPKVLAVDGASIMPSVVGIDPSGKLITGLVARNQQVAFPDRTVTSVKRQMGQTVQIPMGDQEFSPPEISAIILRRLKDHAAMALGVPVDRAVITVPAFFDENQRQATRHAGELAGLKVERIINEPTAATLAYHVHEDRDINVVVYDFGGGTFDVSIARMESGVIEVISSRGDTALGGDDLDLALMNHVADGFQSKHAVDLREDTSARWRLLHACESAKRDLSTEETVTISEEFIAEKDGQPLHLSVTVSRDEYETLISGFIDRTIECVDQALRDAKLTLDQIDELVLVGGSTRTPLVESRLRQEFGLAPCRAVDPDLAVALGAAIQGAMIEGQAVDAVLVDVATHTLGIAALAGSGFGLGDLKFVPILHRGSPLPARYEDAFFAVSDDQKIAEIKVYQGEHDDLKHNKRLGKFDLPLKDPTDLRGKIVVRFELTLDGTLKVTATQSASGISEELSINNALSESQEEGRADALRRIDDLFETVEPIPAEDASETQPGWQPRHRIDAAQDVADPNSSAKELALIAKAIRVAGSAGKEDAEELHDLITQLKEAVDEENDDLIDALVQEIEDVIFYVEQ, from the coding sequence GTGACTCATTCTGACCCCTCGCCCGTGATCGGCATCGACCTCGGCACCACCAACAGTGTTGTCGCGGTCGTCAACGCAGGTCAGCCCAAGGTCCTTGCCGTCGACGGTGCGTCGATCATGCCTTCGGTGGTCGGGATCGATCCGAGTGGCAAATTGATCACGGGCCTGGTCGCACGCAACCAACAAGTCGCATTTCCGGACCGGACGGTGACGTCGGTGAAACGGCAAATGGGCCAAACGGTCCAAATCCCGATGGGCGACCAGGAATTTTCGCCTCCGGAAATCAGTGCGATCATCCTCCGCCGCCTCAAGGACCACGCGGCGATGGCACTCGGGGTTCCGGTCGACCGCGCGGTGATCACCGTGCCCGCGTTTTTTGATGAAAATCAGCGTCAAGCGACTCGTCACGCCGGGGAATTGGCGGGACTCAAGGTGGAGCGGATCATCAATGAACCGACCGCCGCCACGCTGGCCTATCACGTCCACGAAGATCGCGATATCAATGTCGTCGTCTACGATTTCGGTGGCGGGACCTTCGACGTTTCCATCGCCCGAATGGAGTCCGGCGTGATCGAAGTGATCAGCAGTCGTGGGGACACCGCACTCGGCGGCGACGATTTAGATCTTGCCCTGATGAATCACGTTGCCGACGGGTTCCAATCGAAACACGCGGTCGACCTGCGCGAGGACACGTCGGCCCGATGGCGATTGTTGCACGCCTGTGAGTCGGCCAAACGCGACTTGTCGACCGAGGAAACGGTGACGATTTCCGAAGAATTCATTGCCGAAAAGGATGGCCAACCCCTGCACCTGTCGGTCACGGTTTCGCGTGATGAGTACGAAACGCTCATTTCCGGCTTCATCGATCGTACCATCGAGTGCGTGGATCAAGCGTTGCGGGATGCGAAACTGACGTTGGACCAAATCGATGAACTGGTCCTGGTCGGTGGCTCCACCCGGACACCGTTGGTCGAATCCCGCTTGCGCCAGGAATTCGGACTCGCCCCCTGTCGCGCGGTCGACCCGGATCTGGCGGTTGCCCTGGGGGCGGCGATTCAGGGCGCGATGATTGAAGGCCAAGCCGTCGATGCGGTGTTGGTCGACGTCGCCACCCACACCTTGGGCATCGCAGCCCTCGCAGGCAGCGGATTCGGATTGGGTGATCTGAAGTTCGTGCCGATTCTCCACCGTGGGTCTCCGCTGCCGGCCCGTTACGAAGACGCGTTCTTTGCCGTATCCGACGATCAAAAGATTGCCGAAATCAAAGTCTATCAAGGCGAGCACGACGATCTGAAGCACAACAAACGGCTCGGGAAATTCGATTTGCCGCTCAAGGATCCTACGGATCTACGCGGCAAAATCGTCGTCCGATTTGAATTGACCCTCGACGGAACGCTGAAAGTCACCGCCACACAGTCGGCTTCCGGAATCAGCGAAGAATTGTCGATCAACAACGCCCTTTCCGAGTCCCAGGAGGAAGGACGCGCCGACGCGCTCCGGCGAATCGACGACCTGTTCGAAACGGTCGAACCGATTCCGGCGGAAGACGCATCCGAAACCCAACCAGGTTGGCAACCGCGGCATCGAATCGACGCCGCCCAAGACGTTGCGGACCCGAATTCGTCGGCAAAAGAACTGGCCCTGATCGCCAAAGCGATCCGCGTGGCGGGCTCGGCCGGAAAAGAAGATGCCGAAGAACTCCACGATTTGATCACGCAATTGAAGGAAGCCGTCGACGAGGAAAACGACGACTTGATCGATGCGTTGGTCCAAGAGATCGAGGACGTGATCTTTTATGTCGAGCAATGA
- the grpE gene encoding nucleotide exchange factor GrpE, with product MGDSIAERQNDFGLIDVIEAFTAMRQEFRNRSNEDRELAQSLNESTTKVESFAQRVTGLLDSIESKTTASSEDDAARRLAECLAEVDHCVSYAIARVTRPSSAPREQVEQSIKALERNIRAQSETVIASQGWLARRFARPAANQICEMVDRELQRAKHQLDQALSGIASQDATIKGLAMLADRVRKLIETSGITKVETVGKPFDGEIMHAIASVAAETIAESSPARDDSLAGTVIEQIAPAYLYNGRVLRFAEVKVAL from the coding sequence ATGGGTGATTCAATCGCCGAACGACAAAACGATTTCGGTTTGATCGATGTGATCGAAGCCTTCACCGCGATGCGGCAAGAGTTTCGCAATCGGTCCAACGAAGACCGTGAACTCGCCCAATCGCTGAATGAATCGACGACGAAGGTCGAAAGTTTTGCCCAACGGGTCACCGGATTGCTCGATTCCATCGAATCGAAAACCACTGCGTCGTCGGAGGATGATGCGGCACGACGATTGGCCGAGTGCTTGGCCGAGGTGGATCATTGTGTGTCCTATGCGATCGCAAGGGTCACCCGACCGAGTTCCGCCCCGAGGGAGCAGGTCGAACAATCGATCAAAGCACTCGAGCGAAACATCCGCGCGCAGTCCGAGACCGTGATCGCGTCACAGGGCTGGCTGGCGCGACGGTTCGCCCGCCCGGCCGCAAATCAAATCTGCGAGATGGTTGACCGGGAACTCCAGCGTGCCAAACATCAACTCGACCAAGCCCTGTCGGGAATTGCATCGCAGGATGCGACGATCAAGGGACTGGCGATGCTGGCCGATCGCGTCCGAAAGCTGATCGAGACCAGCGGGATCACCAAGGTCGAGACCGTGGGAAAACCATTCGACGGCGAGATCATGCACGCGATCGCTTCCGTGGCCGCCGAAACGATCGCCGAATCATCCCCCGCGCGAGACGATTCTCTTGCCGGAACCGTGATCGAACAGATCGCCCCCGCCTACCTCTACAACGGTCGGGTGTTGCGATTCGCGGAAGTCAAAGTTGCGTTGTAA
- a CDS encoding glycosyltransferase: MQSLAPSDHRSVQPSIKGATPKRSPSLSLVLPAWNEAEVIGQAIAEAESALSDLADRYEIIVVDDGSTDQTSALVREAARLNPAIRLIRHDDNLGYGAALRNGFAAATCDLVAFTDADCQFDLTELDRLVFLSQQYDIVCGYRIDRKDSRLRCFYSRVYNGIVRCLLGTEVRDVDCALKLFHREVVQDLTISTSGFLVNSELLTEAKKQGHSVVEVGVSHRPRAAGNSTVSAAHIPKVLAGLVRYWWNTIQFPSVATAGVVSGPFSIVHGLLLVVAALFLFTNLGYPLIDRDETRYAEIPREMLVSGNWVLPQLNFQPYYDKPPLLYWLCAISYRVFGVSEWSARLVPALAAFGTLLATMWFGNRNFGSRIGLFATGVLMLSVGFVFTSRYLLIDGVLTLLTTLSLFSVYEAIKPAVGKRTLHLGWWLAAATFCGLAFLTKGPLALVLLLPPLIVFSWLTESYVAPTIRHYLMLLGVVAGITAPWLVAVSMQAPSFLVEFFYRHNVARFAGEFHARPIWFFIPVLLLAGHPWTFLTIPYAGFLTSRTRSVSQSRPPVLGFMMLWSGWCFVFFSIAKCKLPTYLLPAAPALSLMVGHYLVYVTKRSATHPREWFARFWSARTATATTCLAGVGFSAFIALTGANVSIANYVWILIWTSLLVGSLLMIADRHQVKYAWGSSSALALLLAVMVMHQIVPAYSRRQTIFAAASPSLAKIPLNAELPIATLSHEFSEVPFYLQRSDVRHFDGNNATALGEFIAENEHALIIMEKHVLIGQLRERLPDGTRIQLIDERGPARLLQVTASPSRLARQNVTHLQ; the protein is encoded by the coding sequence ATGCAATCACTCGCCCCATCAGATCACCGTTCCGTCCAGCCATCGATCAAGGGGGCAACGCCGAAGCGATCGCCAAGTCTCTCGCTCGTCTTGCCGGCTTGGAATGAAGCCGAGGTGATTGGCCAAGCGATCGCGGAGGCGGAGTCGGCGTTGAGCGATCTGGCTGATCGATACGAAATCATCGTCGTCGATGATGGCAGCACGGACCAAACGTCTGCGTTGGTCCGCGAGGCCGCCCGTCTGAATCCCGCGATTCGGCTGATCCGGCATGACGACAATCTCGGTTACGGCGCCGCCTTGCGAAACGGATTCGCGGCCGCGACCTGTGATCTGGTGGCGTTTACCGACGCGGACTGCCAATTCGATTTAACCGAGTTGGACCGGTTGGTGTTTTTGTCCCAGCAGTACGACATCGTGTGCGGTTATCGGATCGATCGCAAGGATAGTCGATTGCGGTGTTTTTACTCCCGCGTCTACAACGGGATCGTTCGATGTTTGCTCGGCACCGAAGTTCGCGATGTGGATTGTGCGCTCAAGCTGTTTCACCGGGAAGTAGTGCAAGACCTGACGATTTCCACGAGCGGATTCCTGGTCAACTCGGAATTGTTGACCGAAGCGAAGAAGCAGGGACACTCGGTGGTTGAAGTGGGCGTTTCCCATCGACCGCGTGCTGCCGGCAACAGCACGGTTTCGGCGGCCCACATTCCGAAGGTGCTGGCCGGACTGGTTCGCTACTGGTGGAACACGATTCAATTTCCTTCCGTGGCGACCGCAGGCGTTGTCTCCGGTCCTTTTTCAATCGTCCACGGACTGCTGTTAGTCGTCGCGGCACTCTTCCTGTTTACGAATCTCGGCTATCCGCTGATCGATCGAGATGAAACCCGTTACGCCGAAATCCCGCGTGAGATGCTTGTCAGTGGGAATTGGGTTCTGCCGCAACTCAATTTCCAGCCCTACTATGACAAACCACCGCTGCTGTATTGGTTGTGTGCGATCAGCTATCGTGTTTTCGGCGTCAGTGAATGGTCGGCACGATTGGTGCCGGCGCTGGCGGCTTTCGGGACGTTGCTGGCGACCATGTGGTTTGGCAATCGCAACTTTGGCAGCCGAATCGGATTGTTCGCAACCGGCGTGTTGATGTTGTCGGTGGGATTTGTTTTCACCAGCCGGTATCTCTTGATCGACGGTGTGTTGACGCTGTTGACCACGCTCTCGTTGTTCAGCGTCTATGAAGCGATCAAGCCTGCCGTCGGCAAGCGGACATTGCATTTGGGATGGTGGTTGGCGGCGGCAACGTTTTGTGGCTTGGCGTTTCTGACCAAGGGCCCACTCGCGTTGGTGCTGCTGCTTCCGCCCTTGATCGTTTTCAGCTGGCTCACCGAATCGTACGTCGCGCCGACCATTCGGCATTACCTGATGCTGCTGGGCGTCGTTGCCGGGATCACCGCACCCTGGTTGGTCGCCGTCTCGATGCAGGCCCCGTCTTTCTTGGTCGAATTCTTTTACCGCCACAATGTGGCGCGGTTCGCTGGGGAATTTCATGCCCGACCGATCTGGTTTTTCATCCCGGTGCTCTTGCTGGCTGGCCATCCGTGGACGTTCTTGACGATTCCCTACGCCGGGTTTCTCACGTCGCGGACACGGTCGGTGTCGCAAAGTCGTCCACCGGTGCTGGGATTCATGATGCTTTGGAGCGGATGGTGTTTCGTGTTCTTTTCGATTGCCAAGTGCAAGTTGCCGACCTATCTGTTGCCGGCCGCCCCAGCCTTGTCGTTGATGGTCGGTCACTATCTTGTTTATGTCACCAAACGATCGGCGACCCATCCGCGAGAGTGGTTTGCCCGTTTTTGGTCGGCACGAACGGCGACGGCAACGACCTGTTTGGCGGGCGTCGGGTTTTCAGCATTCATCGCCCTGACCGGAGCGAACGTTTCGATCGCGAATTACGTTTGGATTCTGATCTGGACGTCGCTGCTGGTGGGGAGTTTGCTGATGATTGCCGATCGACATCAAGTCAAATACGCGTGGGGTTCCTCGTCGGCCTTGGCCCTCTTGTTGGCAGTGATGGTGATGCATCAGATCGTTCCGGCCTACAGTCGTCGGCAAACGATCTTTGCCGCCGCGTCTCCGTCGCTGGCCAAGATACCGTTGAATGCCGAGCTTCCTATCGCCACCCTTTCCCATGAGTTTTCCGAGGTTCCCTTTTATCTTCAGCGCAGCGACGTTCGGCACTTTGATGGCAACAACGCAACAGCGCTCGGTGAGTTCATCGCCGAAAACGAGCATGCGTTGATCATCATGGAGAAGCACGTGCTGATCGGGCAGCTCCGAGAACGATTGCCTGATGGCACGCGGATTCAGCTGATCGACGAGCGAGGCCCCGCGCGGCTGCTGCAGGTCACCGCGTCGCCGTCTCGACTGGCACGTCAGAACGTGACGCATTTGCAGTAG
- a CDS encoding SDR family oxidoreductase, with product MMLLLGGSGYVGRIFARRLSDRGLDFQAISRRHYDYTRRDRLIELIDQTRPSFLINAAGYTGKPNVEACEHHQADCLLGNAVLPGIVREACELRNLPWGHVSSGCIYNGTRPDGSGFRETDPPNFCFRSPPCSFYSGSKALGEECLQDADNVFVWRLRIPFSNRDGPRNYLSKMMRYDRLLEVTNSLADADEFVDACLHCWQNRVPFGIYNIVNSGAVSTGEVVQLIRTHRKISRPFQFFRDEAEFLNATSGVPRSSCMLDNSKLIRTGFPIRDVREAVAEALQTWQPER from the coding sequence ATGATGCTACTGTTGGGCGGCAGCGGGTATGTCGGCAGGATATTTGCGAGGCGGCTGTCAGATCGGGGGCTGGATTTTCAAGCGATTTCACGACGACACTACGACTACACCCGTCGCGATCGACTGATCGAGCTGATCGATCAAACCCGGCCGTCGTTCTTAATCAACGCCGCAGGGTACACGGGCAAGCCCAACGTCGAAGCCTGCGAACACCACCAAGCCGATTGTTTGCTGGGCAACGCCGTCCTTCCGGGCATCGTCCGCGAGGCCTGCGAGCTGCGCAACCTTCCTTGGGGACACGTCTCGTCGGGCTGCATTTACAACGGCACGCGTCCGGATGGATCGGGGTTTCGTGAAACCGACCCGCCAAATTTCTGCTTTCGATCACCGCCCTGCAGTTTTTATTCGGGCAGCAAGGCACTCGGCGAAGAGTGTCTCCAAGACGCGGACAACGTGTTTGTGTGGCGATTACGAATCCCGTTCAGCAATCGCGACGGCCCACGCAACTATCTGTCAAAAATGATGCGTTACGACCGTTTGCTGGAGGTGACCAATTCACTTGCCGACGCCGATGAATTCGTCGATGCCTGTCTCCACTGCTGGCAAAACCGTGTCCCGTTTGGCATTTACAACATTGTCAACTCCGGCGCGGTCTCGACCGGCGAAGTCGTCCAGTTGATTCGGACACACCGCAAGATCAGCCGCCCCTTTCAATTCTTTCGCGATGAAGCCGAGTTCCTGAACGCGACCAGTGGAGTCCCACGCTCCAGTTGCATGCTGGACAACTCGAAACTCATTCGCACGGGGTTTCCGATCCGCGATGTCCGTGAGGCGGTCGCAGAGGCGCTGCAGACTTGGCAACCGGAGCGTTGA
- a CDS encoding phosphatase PAP2 family protein, protein MGGPNDREPLWVWPDARQRVRLGLALLGLSLLFVIVYGGAEIITSLRTTRYPVHFAFELSLPFVPELSLVYSSVYLMFGFIALTLPTKDRLNQFVAQMVLMTLIAGVCFLIYPAELAFETPEVVGWAAVPFRWADRINLTYNCAPSLHVAYATLCAATMWRRRRSWGLAFCLWAIAIAVSAWLTYQHHLVDLITGGLLGIWTAQQTSLHRVFARH, encoded by the coding sequence ATGGGAGGGCCGAACGATCGAGAGCCGTTGTGGGTCTGGCCCGATGCGCGGCAACGCGTTCGATTGGGACTCGCCCTGCTCGGGCTCAGTCTGCTCTTTGTGATCGTCTACGGGGGCGCGGAAATCATCACGTCGCTGCGAACGACGCGTTATCCGGTGCATTTTGCGTTTGAATTGTCGCTTCCGTTTGTCCCCGAATTGAGTCTCGTCTATTCCTCTGTTTATTTGATGTTTGGGTTCATTGCACTGACCTTGCCAACCAAAGACCGGCTGAATCAGTTTGTCGCGCAAATGGTTCTGATGACACTGATCGCCGGGGTGTGTTTTCTGATTTATCCGGCCGAGTTGGCTTTTGAGACACCGGAAGTGGTCGGATGGGCGGCCGTGCCGTTTCGCTGGGCTGACCGAATCAATCTGACCTACAACTGTGCGCCCTCGTTGCACGTGGCGTACGCGACCTTGTGTGCCGCAACGATGTGGCGACGCCGGCGCAGCTGGGGGCTTGCGTTTTGCCTGTGGGCGATCGCCATCGCGGTCTCGGCCTGGCTGACCTACCAGCACCATCTGGTCGATTTGATCACCGGCGGTCTGCTGGGCATCTGGACGGCCCAGCAAACGAGCCTCCACCGCGTCTTCGCGCGACACTAG
- a CDS encoding metallophosphoesterase, producing MKDFAKRTVGFVALALILYAGYRVAAHNQWIIVTHGERVVETGEAPQVIDPESEFSLLVIGDTGYDSAQRKEVVAAMRRRSKGAAADAVVLLGDNFYEHGVDSVDDPRFQTDFENLFDEPSFPFPFYACLGNHDYGGDVNAQVRYTDKSERWTMPANHYSAGHLIGEVAIDLFVIDTYLIANPDRQGKEELDWLDQQLAQSDARFKIVIGHHPAISGGKHGAYPAITETLPALLREHAVDLYLSGHDHDLQLNDSGQGWLQIVSGSGSKLRSTTWTDQTIFAKAAPGFCWILIRGDQLWVTFYSTDSRLYTTRVGN from the coding sequence TTGAAAGACTTTGCAAAACGAACCGTCGGCTTCGTCGCTCTGGCACTGATCCTGTACGCCGGCTACCGCGTCGCCGCACACAATCAGTGGATCATCGTCACGCACGGCGAGCGAGTGGTCGAAACGGGCGAGGCGCCTCAAGTGATCGATCCGGAATCGGAGTTCAGCCTGCTGGTGATCGGGGATACCGGATACGACTCCGCCCAGCGGAAGGAGGTCGTGGCGGCAATGAGACGTCGTTCGAAAGGAGCGGCGGCCGACGCCGTCGTGCTGCTGGGCGACAACTTTTACGAGCACGGCGTCGATTCGGTCGACGACCCGCGATTCCAAACGGATTTCGAAAACCTGTTTGATGAACCTTCGTTTCCATTTCCGTTTTACGCCTGTCTCGGAAACCACGACTACGGTGGCGATGTCAATGCTCAGGTTCGGTATACGGACAAAAGCGAGCGCTGGACGATGCCGGCCAATCACTATTCCGCTGGCCACTTGATCGGTGAGGTCGCGATCGACCTGTTTGTGATCGACACCTATTTGATTGCGAACCCCGACCGCCAGGGCAAGGAGGAGCTGGATTGGCTGGATCAACAACTCGCTCAGAGCGATGCAAGGTTCAAAATCGTCATCGGGCATCATCCGGCGATTTCGGGTGGAAAACATGGTGCCTATCCCGCAATCACCGAAACACTTCCGGCATTGTTGCGTGAGCATGCGGTCGATTTGTATTTGTCAGGTCATGACCACGATTTGCAATTGAATGATTCGGGGCAAGGATGGTTGCAGATCGTCAGCGGCAGCGGAAGCAAGCTGCGCAGTACGACATGGACCGACCAGACCATTTTCGCCAAGGCCGCTCCGGGGTTCTGTTGGATTCTCATCCGGGGTGACCAACTTTGGGTCACGTTCTATTCCACCGACAGTCGTCTTTATACGACTCGTGTCGGCAACTGA
- a CDS encoding BON domain-containing protein yields MKTDAHLQRDVLDELDWEPSVDAAQIGVTAKDGVVTLAGHVPVYSVKHKAEEVTKRIYGVRAVANEIEVRPSDASVLDDQQIAAAAVHALQWDSEVPDRNIQIAVEDGWIKAEGAVEYHYQKDAVDRVLRHLRGARGIKNEIGVVSPRTISAIKSAIEAAFKRSSLLNSKTLAVEVEDSKVTITGDVHSLSELAEVERTAWSTGGVREVRNCVTITPWGSGPAEEWGY; encoded by the coding sequence ATGAAAACAGACGCGCACCTGCAGCGTGACGTTTTGGACGAATTGGATTGGGAGCCGAGTGTCGATGCCGCACAGATCGGTGTGACCGCAAAGGACGGAGTGGTGACACTGGCCGGTCACGTCCCGGTGTATTCGGTCAAACACAAAGCCGAGGAAGTGACCAAACGGATCTATGGTGTACGTGCGGTCGCCAATGAAATCGAGGTTCGACCGTCGGATGCGAGCGTTTTGGACGACCAGCAGATCGCCGCTGCAGCCGTCCACGCCCTGCAGTGGGACTCCGAAGTGCCGGACCGGAACATTCAAATCGCTGTCGAGGACGGCTGGATCAAAGCGGAAGGAGCAGTTGAATACCACTACCAAAAAGACGCCGTTGATCGCGTGCTTCGTCACCTACGAGGCGCTCGAGGAATAAAAAATGAGATTGGTGTGGTCTCGCCCCGAACGATCAGTGCGATCAAGAGTGCGATCGAAGCGGCGTTCAAACGCAGTTCGCTGTTGAATTCCAAGACCTTGGCGGTGGAGGTTGAAGATTCGAAAGTGACCATCACCGGTGATGTGCATTCCCTCAGCGAACTTGCCGAAGTCGAACGGACGGCGTGGTCGACCGGTGGAGTCCGGGAGGTGCGTAACTGCGTCACGATCACGCCGTGGGGGTCTGGGCCTGCGGAGGAATGGGGCTACTGA